Proteins encoded within one genomic window of Nitrospira sp.:
- a CDS encoding DUF420 domain-containing protein: MDLKTILWYLVLTSLTVAYLVVLAGVRAAKSHDVSHHSHRMIVGCTIVGIWLVAYVLKQALFGRESFKGPESDYWSLYVPLFVTHMVLAVSTIVLAAYNLYMGLHRLRFGSVGAMVAGMTTHRRMGHALVWTFSGTMATAYLVYLMLFVWYRS; encoded by the coding sequence ATGGATCTGAAGACCATCCTCTGGTATCTCGTCCTCACCAGCTTGACGGTGGCTTACTTGGTCGTGTTGGCCGGCGTCCGCGCCGCCAAGTCCCACGATGTGTCGCACCATTCCCATCGCATGATCGTCGGGTGCACCATCGTCGGCATCTGGCTGGTCGCCTACGTGCTCAAACAAGCTCTGTTCGGACGGGAATCGTTCAAAGGGCCAGAGAGCGACTATTGGTCTCTGTACGTTCCGCTCTTTGTCACCCACATGGTGTTGGCAGTCTCAACCATCGTGCTTGCTGCGTACAACCTCTACATGGGGCTTCATCGCCTCCGGTTCGGGAGCGTGGGCGCGATGGTGGCCGGCATGACGACGCATCGCCGCATGGGCCACGCCCTCGTGTGGACCTTCAGCGGCACGATGGCCACCGCCTATTTGGTATACCTCATGTTATTCGTCTGGTATCGGAGCTAG
- the cheD gene encoding chemoreceptor glutamine deamidase CheD, whose product MPVVDTDTFSHIRRMHDRRFPHEVACILPGEFFVSREPMVVYTVLGSCISACIRDPIVGVGGMNHFMLPAPKEHQSGDSWGGESTRYGSFAMEQLINEIFKRGGVKHRLEVKLFGAGRIYEGNIDVGARNTEWVLQFLKTEGYSIAKSDLGDVYPRKVYYFTDSGRVLMKKIERVKNRTIYERESAYQHRIEEEPKVQQSDITLF is encoded by the coding sequence ATGCCAGTCGTCGACACCGACACCTTCTCCCACATCCGCCGGATGCACGACCGCCGGTTTCCTCACGAAGTCGCCTGCATTCTGCCTGGCGAATTCTTCGTCAGTCGGGAACCGATGGTGGTGTACACCGTCCTCGGTTCCTGCATCTCGGCATGCATTCGCGATCCAATCGTCGGCGTTGGCGGCATGAACCATTTCATGCTTCCTGCCCCCAAGGAGCACCAATCGGGAGACTCGTGGGGAGGGGAGTCGACGCGCTACGGCTCCTTCGCGATGGAGCAACTGATCAACGAAATTTTTAAACGCGGCGGAGTGAAGCATCGCCTGGAGGTCAAACTGTTCGGGGCAGGACGCATCTATGAAGGCAATATCGATGTCGGCGCCAGGAACACCGAATGGGTCCTGCAATTTCTGAAGACGGAGGGCTATAGCATCGCCAAGAGCGATCTCGGCGATGTGTACCCGAGAAAGGTGTACTACTTTACCGATTCTGGGCGGGTGCTGATGAAAAAGATCGAACGGGTGAAAAACCGCACCATCTACGAGCGGGAATCGGCATACCAGCACCGGATCGAAGAAGAGCCGAAAGTTCAACAGAGCGATATCACGCTCTTCTAA
- a CDS encoding protein-glutamate O-methyltransferase, which produces MEYAISKQEYEKIRTLLYDESGISLGDSKQSLVVSRLTKRLKHLQMDGFASYYEYVTQDDSGEEFTRMLDLLSTNKTDFFREPKHFDFLRERILPTLEKEKQVRIWSSACSTGEEPYTIAMTLYESVRASEQWNFQVLASDISTRVLAHAAKGLYAEERVREVPPEIVKRHFLHGRGESAGLVKVKPHLAAIIKFRRLNLMDDRFPIKAPLDLIFCRNVMIYFDRPTQERLVNKFYHHLKPGGYLFIGHSESLQWVSHPFKAIAPTIYWKEA; this is translated from the coding sequence ATGGAATACGCGATCTCGAAGCAGGAATACGAAAAGATCCGCACATTGTTGTATGACGAAAGCGGCATTTCGCTCGGGGACAGTAAGCAGTCGTTGGTGGTGTCGCGTCTGACCAAACGCCTCAAGCACCTCCAGATGGACGGTTTTGCCTCGTATTATGAGTATGTCACGCAGGACGACAGCGGCGAGGAGTTCACCCGCATGCTGGACCTCCTCTCGACAAACAAGACGGATTTCTTCCGCGAGCCGAAACATTTTGATTTCCTGCGCGAACGCATCCTGCCCACACTGGAGAAGGAGAAGCAGGTCCGGATCTGGTCTTCCGCCTGCTCCACCGGAGAAGAACCCTATACGATCGCCATGACGCTCTATGAAAGCGTCCGTGCCTCCGAACAGTGGAACTTCCAGGTCCTCGCGTCCGATATCTCGACTCGCGTCCTGGCCCATGCCGCCAAAGGACTTTATGCGGAGGAACGCGTGCGGGAGGTGCCGCCCGAGATCGTTAAGCGGCATTTTCTCCATGGGCGCGGGGAGAGCGCAGGACTCGTGAAGGTGAAGCCGCATCTTGCCGCAATCATCAAGTTTCGACGGTTGAATCTGATGGACGATCGGTTCCCGATCAAGGCGCCGCTCGATCTGATCTTTTGCAGAAACGTGATGATTTACTTCGATCGCCCCACGCAAGAACGCCTGGTAAACAAGTTTTATCATCACCTCAAGCCGGGGGGATATCTGTTCATCGGGCATTCGGAAAGTCTGCAGTGGGTCTCCCATCCGTTCAAAGCGATCGCGCCAACCATCTACTGGAAGGAAGCCTGA
- a CDS encoding STAS domain-containing protein: protein MQITERRVGTVAILDLVGELTYANRATFKGAVDRVKAGGCRHLILNMHAVRFLDSSALGTLALVAQGLNGTPGRISLLNPQSYVKEIITLANLHQMLPIYHSEQDALAAIHLPAVG, encoded by the coding sequence ATGCAGATTACAGAACGGCGGGTCGGAACAGTCGCGATCCTCGACCTGGTCGGGGAGCTGACCTATGCCAACCGCGCCACATTCAAAGGTGCGGTCGATCGGGTGAAAGCCGGCGGGTGTCGGCATCTGATTCTGAACATGCACGCAGTTCGTTTCCTGGACAGTTCGGCGCTCGGGACGCTGGCGCTCGTGGCGCAAGGCCTGAATGGGACGCCGGGAAGAATCAGTTTGTTGAATCCTCAAAGTTACGTAAAAGAAATTATCACCTTGGCAAATCTGCATCAGATGCTGCCGATCTATCACTCGGAGCAGGACGCACTCGCGGCGATTCACCTGCCGGCCGTCGGATAG
- a CDS encoding SpoIIE family protein phosphatase yields the protein MGEPAPQTSPPISVDTVHKPVPLILLVDDDDITRIGMAGRLKRLGYRVIEAVDGSAGLAAIRTQRPDLVILDWMMPGMDGPSVCEAIRADPELRSSQVVLMTAHDRPEQIAEGLSRGADDFLSKAASKQEVLARVQASLRSSALVREIERTRDDLDRSHKLLSAKQHELESELQSAASFVRAQLPLPGVPASGIAMHWAYQPSLALGGDLFQVCPWGTDALGLYILDASGHGVAAALRAVGLMTFLREDNLVKAVGSFDPGAIINEANQRFPLSQDGEYFTLWVGRLDLTSHMLSYATAGHGGAFLHAAAGDSQWLAAASLPLGFDPASTFDTVCAQLRPNDRLYLLSDGIYEAPSTTGELWGKSRLQATLEEHRTSSLVQSITETMAIAHQWLGGEIFPDDVALLGLELLDGSGARKGRA from the coding sequence GTGGGGGAACCCGCACCGCAGACATCACCGCCGATCAGCGTTGACACGGTTCACAAGCCGGTGCCGCTGATTTTGCTAGTCGACGACGACGACATCACCCGAATCGGCATGGCCGGTCGCTTAAAGCGTTTGGGATACCGTGTCATCGAAGCCGTCGATGGAAGCGCCGGCTTGGCCGCGATCCGCACGCAACGGCCTGACTTGGTGATCTTGGATTGGATGATGCCGGGGATGGACGGGCCCAGCGTCTGTGAAGCAATCCGCGCGGATCCCGAGTTGCGCTCCAGTCAAGTCGTCTTGATGACCGCGCACGACCGGCCCGAACAGATTGCTGAAGGCCTCTCGCGCGGGGCCGATGATTTTCTCAGCAAAGCTGCCAGCAAGCAGGAAGTCCTCGCGCGAGTGCAGGCCAGCTTGCGATCGAGCGCGTTGGTTCGCGAAATTGAACGCACGAGGGATGATCTCGATCGGTCGCACAAGCTGCTGTCCGCAAAGCAACATGAATTGGAAAGTGAATTGCAGTCAGCCGCGAGCTTCGTGCGCGCCCAGCTCCCATTGCCCGGCGTCCCGGCTTCGGGCATCGCCATGCACTGGGCCTATCAGCCGTCGCTAGCCCTGGGAGGAGATCTCTTCCAGGTCTGTCCCTGGGGTACAGACGCACTCGGGCTGTACATTCTCGATGCATCCGGCCATGGTGTCGCCGCAGCCTTGCGGGCGGTGGGGCTCATGACCTTCCTGCGCGAAGACAATCTGGTGAAAGCCGTTGGCAGCTTTGACCCCGGCGCGATCATCAACGAAGCCAACCAGAGGTTTCCGTTGAGCCAAGACGGTGAATATTTCACCTTGTGGGTCGGGCGCCTCGATCTCACCTCGCACATGTTGTCCTACGCTACGGCCGGCCATGGCGGCGCGTTTCTGCATGCCGCCGCCGGCGACTCTCAGTGGCTGGCGGCGGCCAGCCTTCCCCTCGGGTTCGATCCCGCGTCGACCTTTGATACCGTCTGCGCGCAGCTGCGGCCGAATGACCGGCTCTACCTCCTGAGCGACGGCATCTACGAGGCACCCTCCACGACGGGAGAACTCTGGGGCAAGTCTCGCCTGCAGGCCACACTCGAGGAGCATCGTACGTCCAGCCTGGTTCAGAGCATCACCGAAACCATGGCCATCGCCCACCAGTGGCTGGGCGGGGAGATTTTTCCCGATGATGTCGCGTTGTTAGGGCTGGAACTCCTGGACGGATCGGGAGCACGGAAGGGAAGGGCATAG
- a CDS encoding STAS domain-containing protein: MKITKEVNNHKVTLKLEGNFTYTQRKPFQEMLKAVAIDGIDQIVIDLTQVAFLDSAALGLLMISHRQLQAEKRTLSLAYPQPTVRQIIELANLHKTIPLIESDSPAMVKKSA, translated from the coding sequence ATGAAAATCACGAAAGAAGTCAATAATCACAAAGTCACATTGAAACTGGAAGGCAATTTTACGTACACCCAGCGCAAGCCGTTTCAAGAAATGTTGAAGGCGGTCGCCATTGACGGCATAGATCAGATCGTGATCGACCTCACGCAAGTGGCGTTCCTCGACAGCGCCGCGTTGGGACTGCTCATGATTTCCCATCGGCAGTTGCAAGCCGAAAAGCGCACGTTGTCGCTGGCCTATCCCCAGCCGACCGTCCGGCAGATTATCGAGTTGGCCAATTTGCACAAGACGATTCCGCTGATCGAATCTGATTCGCCGGCGATGGTCAAGAAGAGCGCGTGA
- a CDS encoding response regulator has protein sequence MTPSRTSRTLLAVLPDSDTLALTLEQAASHHLSVVTAPDPRAALAMVEMALPDIVITDLFLPERTGHLLMEAIRNRWASTVMIASADTADASTILEAMRAGGTDFVPQPTCAAELGLALERAIQRLPCSVEAISGIEQLDYRLTIGTDPHQVEACVSWLIEQTAGKLPESQRLHLRATLIELIVNAVEHGSLEIQCHEKQQALSTDRFEALIEARRRDPRFITRRVVVHASYDLNRRRLHYAIADEGHGFTWNRILTQGKHPSDNCDANGRGVLLAKAFFPDLTYNERGTKVMFSVPLP, from the coding sequence ATGACCCCCTCGAGGACGTCCCGTACCCTGCTGGCAGTCCTCCCCGATTCCGACACGTTAGCCCTCACGCTGGAACAAGCCGCATCGCATCACCTCTCCGTCGTCACCGCTCCGGATCCCAGAGCGGCGCTCGCCATGGTGGAAATGGCGCTCCCGGACATCGTCATCACGGATCTCTTCTTGCCGGAACGCACCGGACACCTGCTGATGGAGGCCATCCGCAATCGTTGGGCCTCCACGGTCATGATCGCCTCCGCCGACACAGCCGACGCAAGTACAATCCTTGAGGCCATGCGCGCCGGCGGGACAGACTTTGTGCCACAACCGACCTGTGCCGCAGAGCTGGGGCTGGCTCTGGAGCGCGCGATACAGAGGCTGCCCTGTTCGGTGGAGGCGATTTCAGGCATTGAGCAATTGGACTACCGTCTCACCATCGGCACCGATCCCCATCAGGTCGAAGCCTGCGTGAGCTGGTTGATCGAACAAACGGCCGGGAAACTTCCGGAATCCCAGCGCCTGCATCTTCGCGCGACCCTCATCGAACTCATCGTCAATGCCGTGGAACATGGCAGCCTGGAAATTCAATGTCACGAGAAGCAACAGGCACTCAGCACCGATCGATTCGAGGCCTTGATCGAGGCACGCCGTCGTGACCCACGATTCATCACGCGCCGCGTGGTCGTTCATGCCAGCTATGATCTCAACCGTCGCCGGCTTCACTATGCGATTGCCGATGAGGGCCACGGGTTCACCTGGAATCGCATCCTGACTCAAGGCAAACATCCTTCAGACAACTGTGACGCAAACGGACGCGGCGTCCTTTTGGCCAAAGCCTTTTTCCCCGATTTGACCTATAACGAACGCGGCACGAAGGTGATGTTTTCTGTACCGCTGCCGTGA
- a CDS encoding PAS domain S-box protein: protein MGLNIELLESSFKLVAPQGDALVTRFYERLFEKYPVVKPLFKNASISEQKKKLLASLVLVIQNLRHPEKLTPVLQEMGARHVGYGAKPAYYDAVGENLLAVLGEFAGNAWTAEVSQAWTDAYTAIKTIMLEGAKRGHHTEGEKTMSKAPAKTKKKAPAQMDMSGFYLGALEQSQNNILLCDRNLVITYANSTAKKTLTALESEIKKVLPKFNVNSVVGTCIDDFHLDPSKQRRILSDPANMPHKADIQIGPLTLSLLVTAVMSQTGEYLGNALEWADVTEKRKMEQQAAAMSKSQAVIEFNLDGTVVTANDNFLACLGYSLDEIKGKHHRMFADPAFANSVEYQAFWAKLNRGEFDAGVYKRIAKGGREIWIQASYNPIFDASGKPYKVVKFATDITAQKQSQADMEKLVAEAQAVLGRLANNDLTLEMTETYRGDLDKVKCSINAVVQNLTSTITTVREAVQAVSSGAEQITKGNEDLSQRTSEQASALEETSASMEEMTSTVKQNADNAKQANQLAIAARDIADKGGSVTVRAVEAMGEINKSSKKIADIITVIDEIAFQTNLLALNAAVEAARAGEHGRGFAVVAAEVRNLAQRSATAAKEIKGLINESIQRVSDGSELVNQSGKTLEEIVSSVKRVTDIIAEITAASQEQAQGIDQVNKAIMQMDETTQQNAALVEETTSASQSMKDQAKELMNQMEMFIVNSSEPRAVSRPAASATRTVVKSAVAAPKPGLKKPGFSSKPADAKQPVGVSAGNGHHKKDDDFEEF, encoded by the coding sequence ATGGGACTGAACATCGAATTGTTGGAATCGAGCTTTAAACTTGTGGCACCGCAGGGCGACGCGTTGGTGACCCGCTTCTATGAACGTCTGTTCGAGAAGTATCCGGTCGTCAAGCCGCTGTTCAAGAACGCGTCCATCAGCGAACAGAAGAAAAAGCTGTTGGCTTCTCTCGTGCTGGTCATCCAAAACCTCCGCCATCCGGAAAAACTCACTCCCGTGTTGCAGGAGATGGGAGCCAGGCATGTCGGGTACGGCGCCAAGCCGGCGTACTACGACGCGGTCGGGGAAAATCTGTTGGCGGTGCTGGGCGAATTCGCCGGGAACGCCTGGACCGCCGAAGTCAGTCAAGCCTGGACGGACGCCTATACGGCCATTAAGACGATTATGCTCGAAGGAGCAAAACGAGGACACCACACAGAAGGAGAGAAGACAATGAGTAAGGCACCGGCGAAGACAAAGAAGAAAGCGCCAGCGCAGATGGATATGAGCGGCTTTTACCTGGGCGCACTGGAACAGTCGCAAAACAACATTCTGCTCTGCGATCGCAATTTGGTCATCACCTATGCCAACTCGACGGCGAAGAAGACCCTCACGGCCCTTGAATCAGAAATTAAAAAGGTGCTGCCGAAGTTCAATGTGAATTCAGTGGTGGGGACTTGTATCGATGACTTCCATCTCGACCCCAGCAAGCAGCGCAGAATCTTGTCCGACCCGGCCAACATGCCGCACAAGGCCGACATTCAGATCGGCCCGCTGACCCTCAGCCTGTTGGTCACCGCCGTCATGAGCCAGACCGGAGAGTATCTCGGCAATGCACTGGAGTGGGCCGATGTGACGGAAAAGCGGAAGATGGAACAGCAGGCGGCCGCAATGAGCAAGTCGCAGGCGGTCATTGAGTTCAATCTCGACGGAACCGTCGTCACCGCCAACGACAACTTCCTCGCCTGTCTGGGTTACAGCCTGGATGAAATCAAGGGCAAGCATCACCGGATGTTTGCGGACCCGGCGTTCGCCAACAGCGTCGAGTACCAGGCCTTTTGGGCCAAGCTGAACCGCGGAGAATTCGATGCCGGTGTCTACAAGCGGATCGCGAAGGGCGGCAGGGAGATTTGGATTCAAGCCTCCTACAACCCCATCTTCGATGCCAGCGGAAAACCGTACAAGGTCGTGAAGTTTGCGACGGATATCACTGCGCAGAAGCAGTCGCAAGCGGACATGGAGAAGCTGGTAGCAGAGGCGCAGGCAGTCCTCGGCCGACTGGCGAACAACGATCTCACGCTCGAGATGACCGAGACCTATCGAGGCGATCTGGACAAAGTGAAGTGCAGCATCAATGCGGTCGTGCAGAACCTGACTAGCACCATCACGACCGTGCGAGAAGCTGTCCAGGCCGTATCCTCCGGCGCAGAGCAAATTACCAAGGGCAACGAAGATCTCTCGCAGCGTACGTCGGAACAAGCCAGCGCGCTGGAGGAAACGTCTGCCTCCATGGAAGAAATGACGTCGACCGTGAAGCAAAATGCTGACAACGCCAAGCAGGCGAATCAGCTGGCCATTGCGGCGCGAGATATCGCCGACAAAGGCGGCTCCGTCACGGTTCGCGCGGTGGAAGCGATGGGCGAGATCAACAAGAGCAGCAAAAAGATCGCGGACATCATCACCGTGATCGACGAGATCGCCTTCCAGACGAATCTCTTGGCGTTGAACGCCGCAGTGGAAGCGGCTCGGGCTGGCGAGCACGGCCGCGGATTCGCGGTGGTTGCGGCAGAAGTCCGGAACCTGGCGCAGCGCTCGGCGACGGCGGCCAAAGAGATCAAGGGATTGATCAATGAATCGATCCAACGCGTCAGCGACGGCAGCGAGTTGGTGAACCAATCCGGCAAAACGCTGGAGGAGATCGTCAGCTCGGTGAAACGAGTGACCGACATCATCGCGGAGATCACCGCGGCCTCTCAGGAGCAGGCGCAGGGGATCGACCAGGTTAATAAGGCCATCATGCAGATGGACGAGACCACGCAGCAGAACGCGGCGTTGGTTGAGGAAACCACCTCGGCCAGCCAATCGATGAAGGATCAGGCGAAGGAGTTGATGAACCAAATGGAAATGTTCATCGTCAACTCCTCCGAACCCCGCGCGGTCTCGCGCCCAGCCGCATCGGCGACCAGAACGGTGGTCAAGTCGGCCGTGGCCGCCCCGAAGCCGGGCTTGAAAAAACCTGGCTTCTCATCGAAGCCGGCAGATGCCAAGCAGCCGGTCGGTGTTTCGGCGGGGAACGGCCATCACAAGAAGGATGATGACTTCGAAGAGTTCTAG
- a CDS encoding purine-binding chemotaxis protein CheW yields MAEQESVNKELNHQMGITTDGSQFLTFQLGEELYGVDILRVQEIKGYTAVTRIPNTPPHIKGVLNLRGTIVPIVELRTKFGMPTIEYTMFTVIVVVVVKEKIMGLVVDAVSDVLDIDKKDIQPAPQFGAQVDVSFLNGIGKAGDKLVALLDMDRLLTDGDMTESEKIAA; encoded by the coding sequence ATGGCAGAACAGGAGTCGGTGAACAAAGAGTTGAATCATCAAATGGGGATCACCACGGACGGCAGTCAGTTTCTCACGTTTCAACTGGGCGAAGAATTGTACGGCGTAGACATTCTCCGCGTGCAGGAGATCAAAGGGTATACGGCGGTCACACGCATTCCCAATACCCCGCCCCACATCAAAGGTGTGTTGAACCTGCGTGGCACCATCGTTCCCATTGTCGAGCTGCGAACGAAGTTCGGCATGCCGACGATCGAATACACGATGTTCACCGTAATCGTGGTCGTCGTCGTGAAGGAAAAAATCATGGGCCTCGTCGTGGATGCCGTCTCCGACGTGCTCGATATCGATAAGAAAGATATTCAGCCCGCACCTCAATTCGGCGCGCAGGTCGATGTGAGCTTCCTGAACGGCATCGGCAAAGCCGGCGACAAGCTGGTTGCACTGCTGGATATGGACCGCCTGCTGACCGACGGAGATATGACGGAATCCGAGAAAATCGCCGCTTAA
- a CDS encoding chemotaxis response regulator protein-glutamate methylesterase — protein MAKIRVLTIDDSALMRQVLAELLSKDPDIEVIGSAPDPYVAREKIKALNPDVLTLDVEMPKMDGLTFLEKLMRGRPTPVIMVSSLTEAGCETTLRAMELGAVDFITKPKIDLRQGMDDIAADLIAKVKGAATATLRRAPAAGEQSAPRPTALSSAMIKTTDMIIAIGSSTGGTEAVKDVLQVLPPNTPPILITQHMPERFTKTWADRLNQLSRISVKEAVDGDSVLPGHALVAPGNYHMTLVRSGARYSVRINQDEPVNRHRPSVDVMFDSVAQYAGGNAIGVILTGMGGDGAKGLLKMKEAGAFTIAQDEASCVVFGMPKEAIKLGAVEVVRPLNEIAAAVLNHVSRA, from the coding sequence ATGGCTAAGATTCGCGTCCTAACGATCGATGATTCCGCGTTGATGAGGCAAGTGCTGGCTGAACTGCTGTCGAAGGATCCCGACATCGAGGTCATCGGCAGCGCGCCGGACCCCTATGTGGCCAGAGAGAAGATCAAGGCACTCAATCCCGATGTGCTGACTCTGGATGTCGAGATGCCCAAGATGGACGGCTTAACCTTTCTGGAAAAGCTCATGCGCGGGCGTCCCACCCCGGTGATCATGGTCAGTTCATTGACGGAGGCCGGTTGCGAAACCACGCTCCGGGCCATGGAACTTGGCGCGGTAGATTTTATTACCAAGCCGAAGATCGATCTGCGGCAGGGGATGGACGACATCGCCGCCGATCTCATCGCCAAGGTCAAGGGCGCAGCGACTGCCACGCTCCGGCGTGCACCGGCCGCCGGAGAACAGAGTGCTCCCAGGCCGACCGCGCTGAGCTCGGCCATGATCAAGACCACCGACATGATCATCGCCATCGGGTCTTCCACTGGAGGCACCGAAGCCGTGAAAGACGTGCTGCAGGTGTTGCCGCCCAATACCCCGCCGATTTTGATCACGCAGCACATGCCCGAACGCTTCACCAAGACCTGGGCCGACCGGCTGAACCAACTGAGCCGCATCTCCGTCAAGGAAGCCGTGGACGGCGACAGCGTCTTGCCCGGCCATGCATTGGTGGCTCCCGGCAACTACCACATGACGCTCGTGCGGAGCGGCGCCCGCTACTCCGTCCGCATCAACCAGGATGAACCCGTCAACCGCCATCGCCCATCCGTAGACGTGATGTTCGATTCCGTCGCGCAGTACGCGGGAGGAAATGCCATCGGCGTGATCCTTACCGGAATGGGCGGAGACGGCGCCAAGGGGTTACTCAAGATGAAAGAAGCCGGAGCCTTCACCATCGCGCAGGATGAAGCCTCCTGCGTCGTGTTCGGTATGCCCAAAGAAGCCATCAAGCTCGGCGCGGTGGAAGTCGTACGCCCGCTGAACGAAATCGCCGCCGCAGTTTTAAACCATGTCAGCCGTGCCTGA
- a CDS encoding Hpt domain-containing protein, whose product MDVQSVMDLAAALDRLDGDQELFLTLAGLFVERSPQALSAIQAAMTAGDLQALMKEAHKLKGSAMEFCAMPTVTSAAQLEESARNAARQDLAALAEQVHRETGRLTETLVTIIEKGFPT is encoded by the coding sequence GTGGATGTTCAATCAGTCATGGACCTGGCCGCCGCGCTCGATCGGTTGGATGGCGACCAAGAGCTGTTTCTGACATTAGCCGGCTTGTTCGTCGAACGGTCGCCTCAAGCGCTTTCTGCCATTCAGGCCGCGATGACTGCGGGAGATCTGCAGGCTTTAATGAAAGAAGCGCACAAGTTAAAGGGATCGGCTATGGAATTTTGCGCCATGCCCACGGTGACCTCCGCGGCGCAGTTGGAAGAATCGGCCCGCAACGCTGCGCGACAGGATCTTGCCGCATTGGCTGAGCAAGTGCACAGGGAAACAGGGCGCCTCACGGAGACGCTGGTGACGATCATCGAAAAAGGATTCCCCACATGA